The Primulina tabacum isolate GXHZ01 chromosome 10, ASM2559414v2, whole genome shotgun sequence region GATGGCGAAGTATTAGACGAGTAGGATGATCCCTAGAATAAGCATTGATTGTATTCTGGCCAATTAGGCTAATCGCTTTTGTTATTGAAAAACTAAATGtatgcattttaaaaaattaatgaaatttgTTTGATTATATCTATTTACAAACAACttgataaaatatatgtttataggaaatggcaggAAGACCACCCAAAAACAATTGTAACCCGCGTGGCGTCAATCAAAACGAAAACGAgaatccaccaccaccaccaagaGTGAATCTTAGCCAAGAGGATATGATGGCAGTAGCTACTATAGTAGCTGCAGCGCTACAAGAAATTGTATACCCAAACGATAAAGCTATTAAACCACCACCAGAACCAAAACTGCGAGGAATTAAGTATCACTACGAATCTCTCTGAAGGAACCGAGTCCCAACCTTTGATGGGAATCTTGATCCAGAAGTCAGTCATAACTGGCTTAAGAATGTTGAAACCCAACTCCATTTGCTGGAAATACCTGAAGAGCTCAAAGTTGAAGTAGTAACACCGTTTCTTGAATATTGGGCACGCAAGTGGTGGGAAACGGTATCACCATCCTTGACTGAGATTGAGCAGATCACATGGCAAATCTTTAGAAgggaatttttgaaacaatactaCCCGACAGAATTTCGTCTGCACAAGCTGAGTGAGTTTGAAGGTTGTAAGCAAACCTCAAACATGACAGTGATAGAGTACACATCAAAATTCAATAATCTTGGAACCTATGTTCCAACCATCATGTCAGATGACACCCTAAAAATTCATCGCTTTAAGAAAGGGCTGAACAGCCGAATTAAGTCTGCTTTGGCCATGTTCAAACCCAACAATTTTGCGGACTTAATGGGCGCGATAATGAGCGCAGAAACAAACATCAAGCGACGGGAAGAGGAGAGCAAAAACAAAAGGCCCTTCATCAGTCAGTCTGCCCAGAATGGCCCCAAATTCAAGAGGCCAAACCATTCAAACGGCCCTTCCAAGGGAACCTTTAACAATGCTGTCAGCAAAGAAGGAAATTGGTGTTCTATATATCAACAGAATCATCTCGGAGAATGTTATAGGAAGACGGGTGCTTTTTTCAAATGTGGGAAAGTAGGACATCAGATTAAAGAGTGTCCCGAGAACAAAGATAAAGGGACTATACCAAACAAAACAAATGAGAACAAGGTCAACGCCCGAGTGTACGCTGTAACTCAGGATGAAGCAGATAACACCAATGATGTGGTTGTAGGTACTTTTTTACTCAATGAAATGCCTGCTTATGccttgtttgattgtggtgctaatCACTCATTCGTGTCTAGACGATTTGCTAAAAAGTTAAAACTTGAGCACGAAACTCTTAGTGAACTGTTAAGAGTTGCAAAAACTGCTATCAAAACAATTGAAACTCATAAGGTAAATCGGAACTGTAAAATTTGCATCAGTGATCAGGTCTTTGAAGCAGAATTGACTCAACTCAACATGATtgagttcgacatcattctcGGAATGGACTGATTAGCTAAACATCATGCCATGGTAGActgtaaaaagaaaaatgtcaAACTTCAGACTCCAAATAAAATGGAAATCATATATCATGGAAAGgctaatgaaaaaaaatatcttCTATCTGCCTCACAAACCAGAAAGGCCATAAAATGCGGTGAAGAATCTACCTGGTAATGATCATCGAAGTCAGAGAAGAAACTGCCCCAAAACTTGAGGATATCCCAGTCGCTCAAGAATTTccagacgtttttcctgaggaatTAACTGGTACGATACCCTATAGAGAagtgaaatttgaaattaatttagtCCCTGGTGCTACACCAAtttcaaaagcaccataccgaatggcgcCAGCAAAactaaaagaattaaaagagcaacttcatgatttattggATAAGAAACAAATACGACCTAGtgcatccccgtggggagcccAAGTTTTGTTCGTAAAGAAAAATGAGGGGagcatgagattgtgtattgacTATAGAAACCCAAAACCAATCCTATGTTTTATATTCATAACcacaaaacaaatcatatattttataatcaaattttaaaatatatataatatatatttttaaaggggGTCCGGGTAAGCACTggaatttcgtatttttgaaggaaaaaggacacggactccgtgtcgggGTCCGGGTAGCCTCTGGATATGGAAATTCACGAAAATTCGCTATCTTATTCATTCACTATTTCAATCCAAGCttaaggaccatgaaccaacacttcgagactcatcctaggatgctattacattgattaaaacccgtacaaacaccccaagcatcgacaagcaacttcaatacaacaataacccgtaactcgacatcgtttcgcttcctacgacttctattacatcccaagtcaatcccgacccaaacgaacaaccaaataacacctaaatacatcccataacatatctaaatgcagtagcacaagcccggcgGTGCCCAACGAATCCTGCAACAAATACcttcaagaacatgtcaagaacacattttcataaaagtcgtagtttgagcagtcccacaaaagcaatcataactcactcatttcttatccaaatatttcaaatttattgtaaaatcgaaggtatcaaaaagttatatgtttcatatgttgaaaggtttTCCAAAaactcgaccgaaaaatcgcggTAATTCAAATGACCACAAATTACGAGTTTTAGTTCTcaaaacgtttcaaaaatcgatccaacaattttctgctcaaacttttcacatcacacatggatttttacgcataataaataacacaacgcataatatgacgagatcaacgcaggaaaaatagaatatacatgcctttaaatttttatcgttaccaaaacgacgacaccgaagtgGGAAGGAtacgaggttgatccgggacgaacgtggcacaattttcttgcaacaaaaatcaacgAAACTTGCTGGAGATcagagggaggggcggctgctctatggtagcggaaccctaggttttctctcaaaaataaatttctgaaattggtggaataaaagtgtgtgtgtgactTACGTGTaatagtgtgtgtaaaagtatgtgtgtgtgtgtgcgtgtgtttaggtCATAACTAGGGagaaaattttgattaattaataattaacaagctaatttaaaatactaactcaaTTAACAAGTTAATCAAAATAGTAAACTACTACATACTCTAATAAAAtcctttaatttaaataaaattcacaattgctagactttaaaagttttaaaattctaaagtaACTTAAgtaataatttaggcttttaaaatacaaaaacttATAAATCACTTAAAATGCTCCCAAtctaaacttaaaaataatttaccacattttaaatttgccaaaatcgtcaTCGGTCTCTTCTCTTCGATCCCgcgtcgaataatcgcctgaaacatgaaactcgagaaaatttttaacgtgcatcacataaacataaattaaataaaagcatgGGATTTACGCGTACTGATTTTTAGGCTCTACAGATCttatctagatcagttgtgctaagtttaGTCGAAGAACTGTAagatatttagtaaactaagagtttcagttttggcagtgttaagtccaaactgaagtgggtctatacaatctttgtatcgatcaaattcttttagtgcatatcctatccttgtgatagaaggggtgacgtaggagttatttcattctccgaacatccataaatcttcgtgttactacttcagttatttattctatctttcaatcaGTTTATTTCAACagctgttatcagttaaactgattgtcattgactaacaagattcctagtttcagtttgtcacagaactgacacttcattcgaaaagattcaaaaatcgtgagtgtttatttaaCCCTCtcttctaaacacatctcaacctatcaaccgatcctaacacacTTGAAAGGAGATCAGTTATGGGTGCCTGGATGCGCAACAGAAatttcaaaatcatattttcaagtaACAAAATCGAGCACCCcactagatgtgtagcaaataacaaataaacacaaaatcatacatagtgtgtttagaatttttacTTACAATAACAAGGATTGattattggctccaactaagttgtaaacaacttagctcttgaatggtagacaatctacaagcttccaaaagcacaccttgctcaaatggaTTCtcccttcaaattaggtcctcCACTAACTAGGAAGATCCACTCTATACTTGCACTAGAAATAgtacaatatttttcattgagaagttcATGCTTTCATCATCAAAAAAGAAGAagcaaaatttttggaaaattcttGGCTCTAAGTTTTGGccatggtgtgtgtgtgtgtgtgtgtgtgtggtgggggggggggggggggggggtgagtGGGGAAGAGGGGAGAAAATTTTCTTAGTTCTTGAGAAAGTtaaaagttgcatgtgcatgacataccttgtttattgaaaaagttgtcctCCAACTCATCACCTCCAGTGCATGCAAttcatttgggcttgtaacatttacaaaactcatgaacttttatttgaatatctcaaacaaatttgagatgaattaaattcttgaatttactcaaaTCCACTAGTTGAATTATTATTTCCAATAAGGCTCTACAAGtcccaattttatttatttaattcaacacttgaattaatttaattatttggaataaACTAGGTccactaatgtttaattaattcaacacttgaattaatttaatttagtttatatcaatgtttatgaaaatcacaattttcaaataaattatttatttgagccaacttttaatttaggaacacttccacaaattaaaagttacattccccataatcTTCTTAtaaaagtcatacttctatttttctttgcgcttataGACTCCTTTATaatccgttcaacacattgaactactTCTCAACAgcatctagaaagttagcacttgtgtgaccctcaatggttcaatgatacaactagcagtgggttcacatctcaatgtgattcaggactaaacatgtccttatatgagtaTATCTCAGTTGCTCCATTTTTATTTATCaattccttgataataagaacgtcagaactcaagtctgattgtacccaaccaatcatgttaaatgcctagtaGCATCGCTTATATGATTatctaggtatcaaatgatagtacctgcaagaaccattccattatggttagcatgcagtacggtcccttcatctcatatatacTGACCGAGTCAACAACtattgatatatcgagagttgtcaaagaatcgatattatgtgtcatgtcgtagttgcatcgatgatgtaatctaagaaacccttttcttaattatcaccaacactctgatcagagatttcatactacatatacatgagatcacataggatatccatacccaaaggtaagtGGTgtatccctgactacaatgcatcgactcctatatgtttcgacaaaacacccagcATTGCCACCTGATTACctcatatgagtcggtaaacaagtcaaagtgcaatgttagcatatagagtcacaatgttgtcccggatcataaggactaatggtgtacaatcataaactaggacgtttccactcgataaatgagaaccacttggaaagtccttaaTGGAGGGTTtctcagtgcactctacaaggagcacctatctgcatgctcggacattccctaccaatgaaacatggtactcatatcacagatactagtctcaaactcaagcggtatttatccttcttagtggcgactgaatcgactagaaaccgtttagaatatacagtattccaaatatgagtttcatgatactcatcatatgagcatctcatattctttctactatttgtatattcaaggactttattcatgcaactagcatgggtatacagataaatttGTGCCAAAActgtaatttcaaatattattaaaataaagattgtttatacatagagtttcaatgtgaaccctcggccaacacttggctcgactggacacctactctaacatcgTGGGGCTTGCATGGGGCTGTGGCCGTGAGTGAGTAGGCCCAGTATGGTCCTATGGGTGGTGAGGGAGGCTGGTCCCCGAGGGTTAAGTCTAGGGCTGGTTAAACTCGAGTTGGTGCGACTAAAGTTCGAGGATGTGTTAGAGCCAAAAACTCCAGCAGCATTTTAGGGGCTGTTCGAAGGTTTAGTGGCTCTTGCTTTGACGAGTTAGGGCTTTTAGAGTGTGTTTTAGGTGTGGAAAAAGTTTGggaaaattcggttaagtttcgggtcgattcggATTTAAACCGGGACTCTGATCCAATTTTTAAAACGAATgggttaagttttgaaacgagctcgagtttacgtcaaagaaatatttttaaatgtgttttgaggtgtttggtaagcttcggatcgaaattttgaggttcatgggtaaaatgatcattttcgGTTTCTATGGGcaaaaaatggtcattttgcacccgagtcgaGTTTTTAGTTCTGGCAACGCTCTgatcacaaatttatcatgtttttaaatttttacgcagcatgtatatgattttacgtaattatgaaaaatacaatgcatgcttggttttaagtaaaaattacgtatatacatgcctttattaagtgatgagtatgatgacatgtttttgtgtgactaatacgatgacacaaTGACATGTAAGGCTAGGGCTCAGCGGACACATAATGTTGTCGCTAATGtcctcgccgccgggtacctcGGTTACAagtagatggattcatcgactgacatgataatacgaaagtcataGCTGACGAACgcaattcaaattaagaaaatgaacacgtatatgttgatatgatgatatgtactATGATTAGTATTATGTTTTGACAGGTTACGATTATGCATACATTTTTCCATGAtgatgaaatgtatgttgaatacggtatttttcactgctgcatgatatgtatatgtatttgattGCACGATACAAGTGTGTTgatatttagactcactatgtcacgccccgagtccgaagcgtcggtgacatccggcattgtttaacaattatattgcaaacaataaagcctcgtatcaaatcaaaccagtctttttcataaataaagtattgtcttacaatgaaaatgaaataaaatacatcagagttgcgaAATGCAGAAAACTTAAAAAAAAGGGATAACTTGATTCTTGCTCTTGATCATcgatcaccaaccccagaaagcttcatgctcctcctcatttatttgttcttcatttttatctgaaattgtaaaggggtgagtgtttttgggaaaacactcagcaagtgggggtcgatcgaatccaaaaatacatatagaacttaattctttaaaacagtttttaacaatctttcaaatcttattacctttaacttatcatatcgaaatgaacaaatatgagacagataaTTCAGAACGAATCAGATTTTTCAGAAcggttcagaaacagatcagattATAACAAACAGAAcattgttactcatctcatttccatggtcaaattgtccccaatatgttactcctctaaggggtgaggccagaactcggtttatacccaccggtgggggccagacagaaatggttttatacccaccattgggggccaaacaaaaatggtttcatacccaccattgggggccagacagaatcacaattttcgtcccatttcaaattgactcgtaacagtgtaacaaagagTTCAGaggtaacagacagaacttatcagatttcTCAGAGTTCAGACTTTGAGACATGTACAACGGAATCAAAAGAATTCGAAGCATAgcaagaaaacataatcaatcGAATTTTTAAGCGGAGCAAaccaatatttttgaaaaagacataccaacatgcatgtcatgttatctatatcaaggtttaaaaatagaaaGAAGATACGtaaaacaaaagcccacttacagattTCTTGTACGAAGCTTCCTCTTGAAATTTCGACAGAACTTCGGCGCAACTTTAACAAACACTGTCTTCGGTTGGGCAGCACTTCGACACGGAAAAGCAACTCTGGATTGCACGAAATTCTTTCCTCCTTCTTCTTTGACTTCGGCCGAGATTTGTGAGGGGTGAGGGGAACCGAAATTTTTGTGTCTTTCTTGGAGCACTTTTTCCTTCCCTTTgatgtggtatttataggccaaagATAGCCCCTTCACCTAGCCCCTTGGCCGGAATCTTGGGGTCCAAGATTAGCCATGAATGTAGTCCAAACTCCCATGCATTCCTCAAGTCCAAGGTTAGCCTTAATTGTGGttcaaaatctcatgcactctTCAAGAGTCACCTTGATCTTCTAtagggtcatttcttgcatcattAATGTGTCTTAGTCCTTTAgttcctcccttagctccttcatggtTTTACTCAAAATTTATTTCTTGCGTACTTAAATTGTCCAAACCTTAGCTCAACTTACAGCTCCTTTTTTGGTCCTGTTAGGACAACTTGGTTGAGTTGCTTTGAGCTGACAGATCGTGTTCTTGAGCTGTGGTTTTACTCCTCCCGTGACAATACTTTGAT contains the following coding sequences:
- the LOC142505057 gene encoding uncharacterized protein LOC142505057, producing the protein MAAPRTRAQAALRMRQLTIDNQAREIANLKAQIAREKGKTGTYGGQEPTPDESELQKQLQEKEAEIETLKAKKDKLERDNYQLDGNNISMDNDLYKTREEARNYEKTSDIIPPTIKNQNGNTRSPNKSWTKNRVPTFDGNLDPEVSHNWLKNVETQLHLLEIPEELKVEVVTPFLEYWARKWWETVSPSLTEIEQITWQIFRREFLKQYYPTEFRLHKLSEFEGCKQTSNMTVIEYTSKFNNLGTYVPTIMSDDTLKIHRFKKGLNSRIKSALAMFKPNNFADLMGAIMSAETNIKRREEESKNKRPFISQSAQNGPKFKRPNHSNGPSKGTFNNAVSKEGNWCSIYQQNHLGECYRKTGAFFKCGKVGHQIKECPENKDKGTIPNKTNENKVNARVYAVTQDEADNTNDVVVGTFLLNEMPAYALFDCGANHSFVSRRFAKKLKLEHETLSELLRVAKTAIKTIETHKVNRNCKICISDQVFEAELTQLNMIEFDIILGMD